A DNA window from Onthophagus taurus isolate NC chromosome 1, IU_Otau_3.0, whole genome shotgun sequence contains the following coding sequences:
- the LOC111413318 gene encoding eukaryotic translation initiation factor eIF1 has product MSIQNLTTFDPFADASKGADDDVQDGLVHIRIQQRNGRKTLTTVQGLSAEYDLKKIVRACKKEFACNGTVIEHPEYGEVLQLQGDQRENICQWLTKSGLAKPDQLKVHGF; this is encoded by the exons ATGTCCATCCAGAATCTAACCACATTCG ACCCCTTTGCTGATGCAAGTAAGGGTGCTGATGATGATGTTCAGGACGGGCTTGTTCATATAAGAATACAGCAACGAAATGGTCGCAAGACATTAACTACGGTGCAGGGATTATCGGCTGAATATGacctgaaaaaaattgtacgaGCATGTAAAAAg gAATTTGCGTGCAATGGCACAGTAATAGAGCATCCAGAATACGGTGAAGTCCTTCAACTACAGGGCGACCAAAGAGAAAATATTTGCCAGTGGCTGACAAAGAGCGGACTGGCAAAGCCGGACCAACTAAAGGTCCATGGCTTCTAA